The stretch of DNA TGCAAAACAACTACCATAAAAAAGTCTGTTCTCCTTTGTCATTGTTTGTTAGTTTTTTCATTTTGTGTAGATAAAACCAAAATGGTAACTTGATTTAAATACATGTCAGTCCATCTTGGAATACCTGAATATGAGCTCTTAGGTCATTTATAAATCAAAATCTTGGACTAACATAGCAATTAAGATTCAATTTTTTGAACATTGCAGCGTATTTTTTAGGCCTTCGACAATTACAGGCTGAGAAGTGCCAAACAGACGGGTATTTTAACTTATGTACAATTTTCGATATTATATTTTCCTCATCACGACCACATCCTGAAAATCCATGCATGTCGCTTTTTTTTGTCCACTCCAAAATCCATAAAAGGTTTGATCCAAGGACAAGCCTGCGGTTTGAATTTTGGTTTGAAGGTAGGATTCCAGGTAAGCAACATTAGCGGATTTTACTTTATCATCCATCAATCGATAGTGGTGGTAATCGTAAGGGAATTGAAAAGAAGGATTGGAGGGACTGTGTTTTTCGGACGCAGCGTTCCATATGAAAAAAGTGGCCATGCAAGTGCCGCCAGGGCGGAGTACGCGATGGATTTCTTTCAGGTAGTTTTCGACTTCCTCCGGAAGCATGTGGGTAAAGACGGAGGTCAGGATAATGAAATCAAAAGCATTGTCCTCATATGGGAATCGAAAGTTGGCCGAATTAAGGCCACGAGAACGATAAAGGTCGTTGTCAAGCGGAATATAAGTGAAATTAAAATGAGGATACTTGGACGTAATATTTTTTTCACACCATTGTACCCCCAGCTTTACGACATCAAAACCTTCATACCTGGCTTGGTTATCAAGGAATTGGGTTAGTGGAATGGCAATGCGGCCAATGCCACTGCCGATATCCAGTACATGATGATGTGGCTGCAAGCCACCTACTTCCTTAAAATGGTTCAACCAGGTCTCTCCTTGTTGTTTAAAATCACCTGAACCGGTATAGATAAGTCCTTTGGGAGGTGCGAGCTGGCTATGTCCCCTTGCGAATTGCTGCAACAGGTCAGCAGGTAGATAGTACAGGCGCCGTGTCAGGAAACGGAGCGAAGGCGGCAAGGCATAAAAAAGGCGTCGAAGTATAGTCATGCCGAAAAATAGTATTTTTTTGTAAGGTTTGTCTATACTGCAGCAGCCCCTCTTTGCACGAACCCCATTAAAAGCCTAACTTGCCCTGCAAAGTTTTAGATATGATGCAAGGTAATATTCCCTCTAAAAAAAAGGCCTTGATTCCGGCCAGTAAAGCGCTATTTGCTTATTTAAAGCGTCATAATCGAGAGATTCACCTTCCCTTGCAATATGATGACTTGTTGCGATACAATGCTTCCGTTCCACTCATTGATCAGTCAGGACGAGATACCTTGTGGGAAACGGTGTATTTCAGTGAGTCAGACCGGATAGAGATCAACGGCGCCTTGACGCATATTTATGCCCTCCTGAAAATGGACGGGGATACCAAAGCCTCCGAGCACCTCAATGTCGCTAGAATCGATTTCTGCACCTTTGGAAACACCAAACCTTTTAGGGTCCGCATTATCAATCGTCTGAATGACAACTATGACCACTTTTATGTCAAAAAAGCGGATGCCTCTCGGATTTATGGCCTGGAGCTGGAGGATTTACTTTCACCGAATAGGGTGACTTATATGGTGGACAGAAAAACCTTGATCGAAGAGCATGTGGCTGGTATTCCAGGCGATATTTTTATGCAAAACAACCTGGAAGAATCGACCTTTAATAAAATTCGGATTGCCAAGGAGTTTATTAAATTTAATGAACGTTGTTTTATCCGTTTACTAGGCGATATGCGAGCCTACAATTATGTGGTGGATATTACCCCGGATATAGAAGGCAACCAATATCGTCTCCGAGCCATCGATTTTGACCAGCAGTCCTACGAAGGCCGAAAAAGTTTTTATCTACCGCAATATTTCAAAGAGAATAACCCCGTCATTTTTTTGGGGATCGATCATATGACCAATGAGACCGTTAAGCAGTACCAGCTAGAAGAGCGAAGTTTGATCGCCACCCGGGTAAAAGCCTCGGAGCTACAAGTTAAAGACCTCTTCGATGTCATGGTCAAAGATGAACTTTCGCTGCCGGGCAAGGTGCAACAATTGAAAGAAGAATTGGCCTACCACCACAAAAATGACGCTTTTCTAAAATGCAAAACCATGGGAGAAATTGTATTAACCAATATTCAACTGTTGCTGCGGAAGGATTTTAGGCAAAGCATGATTTTCGATGAGCGGAAGGGTTGAGCATATGGTTTACCGCACCAAAGCCACTTCTCCCAAGACTCGCTCTACGCGGCCCTGCTGCCCCATGACTTCCACTTGGTAAACATACACCCCTGCTGGCAGGAGCTGACCTTGGAAAGTACCATCCCATGCCTGTTCTCCCAGGTTCAAATTATTGCTGGTGTATACGACGGCACCCCAGCGATCGAAGATTTTCAATTGAATGATTTTGCTTAATTCGTCTCCGCCATAGAGCGTGAAGAAATCATTGATGCCATCGCCATTGGGCGAAAAAACATTAGGCGTATAAATGGCAAACTGCTGTTTGACAATGACGGTGATTTGGGCTTCGGTGGTGCAGCCGCGGTCGTCCTCAACGAGCAGCTCATAGCGGGTCGTATGCTCGGGCGTAGCCAGAGGTTCCAGGCAGTCCAGGCAACTAAGTTCAGCGTTGGCCAACCACTGCACCCTGGTTAGTGCTCGATTGCTGGACACGCTTAATGGGATGGATTGACCGATATTGATCTGGTGTTCGGCATCAAATACAAGTAAGAGCGGTTCTGCCGGAAGGACGCTGATGTTTTCTTCAAAGGTGCAACCTTTGCTGTCTGTTATTTGCAAGCGGAAAGTCCCCGCATTAACTACCGCACTGGTCTCCGGAATCGTTTTACCATCCAATCTCACCGTATAATTGCCACTTCCACCCCTGATCGCTTCAATCGCGATAATGCCATCTGCTGAGACAGCGCAGGTAGGCGGTATAACGGAATAATCAGCGCTAATGGCGGTTTCCAATACCGCCCAAGTCTGTTCGCCTATACAACCGCTATCGTCTGAGACCGTCACACTGTACTGGCCAGGCTTATTTATCGTCAATGAACGATTTGTCTCACCTGTTGACCATTCATAGGCAATAAAATTACCACCATTGACGATCAATTGATCTAGTTTGCCTTCACAAATGGCCGTAGGACCTATAATTTGCGGTGCTGGAGAAGGCAGTATAAACAAGTGGAATATAGTCACACTATCGCAACCATTGGCGGCTGGAGCGATAGACATCAGCGTCGTATCTTTTTCATAAGGCAAACCTTCATAGCTGTCTCCACTGCAAATGCCTATGTTTTTTTCGACCACAATAGGCGATCTTACGGTTAAGGTCAATTGTACCAGGCTGTCTGCTCCCAGGTGATCGACCAATAAAACCTGGTAAGTTCCTGTGGTATTAAAATCTGAGCCTCCAACCCTTACCAATTCTCCTGCGCATATCGTAGTGTCAATCAGGGTGCTTGGGCAGCTTTCTATTGGCAAGTAACTAAACGTCAGGGCATTTGAAATATAGCGACAAGAGGGGCTGGCAAGGTGGTCTATATTTTCTGCGACCAGTGCGCGCAGGGCCAGGTTGGCTGGCAGGCTAGGGATGACCAAAGAAGTAAGGTTACTCGGCCCTCCAAAATCTTCCCAGTTTTCGCCTTCATTTTGCGACATTTGCCACTGAATAACGGGATCGTTGGGGCCCGTTCCTATACCCAGGGCTATTTCCACGACGTCTTTAAGACAGTGCTCCGTCGGCATGACTTCGGCAATTTCCAGACTAGGGCCGCAGGGGCGCAGCAGCACATTATCTATCGCAAAATCATTGCCCGTATTGGTGGAGGTATTATTGCGCAAACCAATGGTCAAGCTAGATTGAACGGCATCGGGGGTGAAGGTGAAACCTATGGAATGCCATTGCTCATCCTGCGGGATATCAGCGGTACTGCCAAGGACCAACCCATTTACCAAGAAGTCTATTTTAGGGAAACCCTGTGTCGCCAGGGTCGAATCGATCAAATTGATAAAATCAGCAGCAAACTCATAATTGATGCCAGGGCAGAGCCCATCTATTTCCCATTCCACAAAGGTCTTTTTATCTTCTTGGCCATTGATGACCATCATATAGCCATTCGGATCGGGGCTATTATCACCAATTTTAATCCAGGTAGGGTTGGGAAAACTGGTGATCCAGCTGGCTGTATTATTAGTAAGGGTATAGCTCCCAGGCGGGGGAGGGGCGACCAGTGAGTAGCCGTAATCAGCGCTTAAATCGGCTCCCGATGCTGAAATATTGGCTGTTCCACTACCAAAATAACCTTCGGGGTTGAGATTGATACCTACTGCACCTCCACAAGCCGGGGGAGGAGGTGGGTTTAAATCCTTGGCGTAGCTTTGTTTTTGCCCTATCAATGCACTGTTAAAAGTCAACAGAAATAGGGGGATCAAGCAGAGACTTAAATTTTTCATGTAGTTGGTGCGATCGGTTTTGGGATTTTTAGGTGTACAAAGTTAATGGCTTTTATCTTCAGAATGCAAATCTTTGCTTAAAAGAGCGCTAAAAGTAATTTGGCTGACCAGTATCACAAAAAACAGGTGACTGTATTTAGTTATTTTGACTAAATATAATCAAAAATAAATTAATTTTTTAATTTAAAAAACTGATTATCAGTTATTTAAGTATGTGGCACGTCATTTGCTATATATAAGGTGAACTAAAATAACACACAAAATGACAACTGTTGAATTCACCTCTCACCTCAATCAAGTTAATGTATTTCTAAATAATTTTGCCTTGCGTTTAACTCGCAATTCAGAAAAGGCAAAAGACTTATTACAAGATACGGCGCTTAGGGCCTATCGGTATAAAGAAAAATTTAACGATGGAACCAACTTCAGGGGTTGGACAGCTACCATTATGCGAAATATCTTTGTTACCCAATACAAAAGAGAAAAAAGGTTTTTGATGGTTAGCGAACCGATAGATAGTTTTGCTTATGAATTAGAGAGCAAAGTTATCATGCCGAATGCAGGAGAAGCTAATTTGAAAATGGAGGAGTTTAGGAAAATGTTTGGCCATATAGGAGCCATCTATAGCACGCCTTTCCTACTGCATTTCGATGGATATGAATACCAGGAAATTGCGGAACATTTGGATATTCCCATTGGAACGGTCAAAAGTCGAATTTTTACAGCGCGTCAAAAATTGAAAGAAATGCTAAGCACGGAGGTTTAAATAGCGTCTCTCCTTCTCATTTCTCTGCAGACATCAGAAGTTTTGCAACATACTGTTGGACATTTGCTGTTTAGGAGATTAAAAGTTGAGCAGTTTAGCGCCCTATTCCCGGCTTTAACCTTTTAATCTTTAACCTGTTCAACAAAATGTCCAGTAGTATGGTTTTGCGAGGCACGCTTTGGATAAACTTCTGATTTCTAGTCAATTATAGCCATCTCGAGAAAAGTCCTGATTTTCTTTTTAGGTAGAAGCCCAGAAAAAGCGTTTGTTATTTTTCCTTTCCAGAAAATGAAGGTGGTAGGAATTTGGCTAACGCCCATTTTGGCAGCAGTTGCTTCATTGTTCTCAATATTAACTTTAATCAACTTTGTCCCTGGAAAATCCTGAACGATTTCTGCCAGAAAGCTTTCCAGAATATGTGCACTTCCTAACCAATCGGCTGAAAAAACAAGAATGATGGGATGTTTTTTGCTTTCAATGATTAATAGGTCAATATCATTTTCGTTGAACAAATCATATGCAGATTCCTCATTCACAACGACTTATTGTTTTGCTGCTTTTCGGAATGCGGTGTAAAGGTTATAGCCATAAAGTATATTATTTATTTGAAGAGGTAATGTTATTTATTACCTGAACTTCAAGTTGGCCCCATTTGATCGCTTAGTTGTAATGTTTTTTTAGGGATTTTGACATTCTTTTAAATTTCTGGAAAATAGTCTTCTCTTCGCAGGCCCAGTTTTCGCATTTTGGAAGCTAATGTACGGTCATTCATACCTAAAAGATGGCCAGCGCCTTTTGGCCCTGTTACCCGCCAGCCCGTAAGATTTAAGGCGTCAAGGATATGTTGACGTTGCATGTCTTCAAAAGAGAGAAAGTTTTTTTGGGTAGCTTCCATGGATGGGGCAGTGGAGCGACGGTCGTCAAAACTAGATTTTAAATTGAGGGTGTCGCCATTAGAAAGGATAATGGCACGTTCTATCATGTTTTCGAGTTCACGAATATTTCCAGGGAAGCTGTAATTTTTTAGTTGATTCAGATCAGCCTGGGGAATTTTATTGATTTTCTTTCCAAATCGTTCTCCATATTTTTTAGTAAAATGCCTGGCTAGCAAAGGGATATCCTCTTTTCGTTCCCGAAGCGGCAGATTTACGATGGGGAAGACATTAAGTCGGTAATAAAGGTCTTCGCGGAAAGTTCCTTCTGTTACCATTTGTGCCAAAGGCCGATTGGTTGCCGCAATAATTCTTACATCAACTTGAATTGTTTTGTTCCCACCGAGTTGTTCAAATTCGCCTTCTTGCAGAACGCGTAATAATTTTGCCTGCATATCAAGTGGAATCTCGCCGATTTCATCGAGAAATATCGTGCCTTTATTTGCCAAAAGAAAGCGTCCTTTTTTATCCTGAACAGCCCCGGTGAAAGAACCCCTTACATGTCCAAATAGCTCGCTTTCTATCAGGTTTTCAGGAAGGGTAGCACAATTCACTTTAATGAGGGGTTGGTCTTCCCGGTCGCTTAGGGAATGGATAGCTCTGGCTAGGAGTTCTTTGCCAGTGCCCGTTTCGCCCAAGATCAAAACGGTAGCGGTAGAGGCGGCCACTTTGCCAACCTGGTCTAATACCTTGCGATATTTAGGGCTACAAGTAATGATGTTATTGAAATTATAAGAAGAACTAATTTCTTCTCGTAACAAAAGGTTTTCATCTTTTAGCCTCAACAGTAATTCTTCCACCTTTTTGCGGGCCGCTTGTAGTTCTGCTTCTTTCTTTTTCCTGACGCTAATGTTTCGGCCAATAAAGCACCAAATTTTATGGTCATCGATTGTTATATGGCTCTTACTTAACTCAACGGGGATCACCTGCCCATTTTTGGTATTCAAAAGCGTTTCGATATTGACGTCTAGTTGGTCTGCCTCAAATACAGCTTTTTCTTTGCAGACGACAGACAAGGGAAGGTTTGTTAATTCTTCAGGTTTAAATTGGAGTATTTTACTGGCAGCAAGATTGGCAAAAGTGATTTTCTGCGCCTCATTTACCCAAATGATAAGGTCATTCGCCTTTTCAAATGTTTCTTTGGAAAGGAGTAGCTGTTTGTCTCTTTTTTTCTTACCAGACCAATCCCGCATGAAAATGCAATCGAGTTCTTTTCCTTCAAAATTGATATAATTCAGACTGCAATAGACAGGTATTGTTGTACCATCTTTCGCTCTTAAATCTGCTTCCAGTTCAATTTCTTTTTCCTTTCGCAGTTTTTCCCATAATTTTTGCCGGTCTTTCTTTGGATTTGGGTTGGTATAAAGCGTGTAAATATCGATTCCCTTAAGGTCTTTTTGGGTATAACCAGTTCGATCCATAAATGCTTTATTGGCATAGTTGATGAACCCCTCGGCATCTACCCAAAGGACCAATTCGCCAGAATTATCTAAGGTGAATTGCGATAACCTTAGCCTTTCTAATTCTTTTTTGCGCTGAGAGTAATCCCGAGCAAATACACAATAAAATCCTTTGTTTTTGAATTGTAAATAATTAATAGTAGTAGTCAAAGGAAAGGGAGGGCCTTGCTTTGAAAAGACTTGAAATTCCTGTTTAATATAATGTTGTTCGCGGAGTTGCTCCCACAAGGTGTCTCTAGCCTGTTCATCAAAGGCAGGGGCTATGTCTTGCATATTTAATTTCAGAAGTTCTTCCTTAACATACCCAAGACTATCGCAGGTCTTTTTATTGGCATAGATGAAATCCCCATTGGGTAGGATCCAAAAGATCATTTCCTGGCCGTGGTCAATAGAGAATTGAGTGAGATAGAGTTGTTCTGATTTAGTTTCAAAACTTGAGATATCTCGGACCGAGCCATAAATTTTTATTTGTTGCCCGAGTTCTGATTGTTGAGGAAATCCGTTGACCGCAAGTCGACGAAAATCGCCTTCTTTGGGTTGGAAAATGAGCTCAATATCAAAACTGCTGCTGTATTTTATACTGTGTGTCAGGGCTTGTTTTAATTCTTCAAAGCGCTGTTTTGAAACAAAAGGGGTAATCAGTTGGGAAAAGGCGGACCGGTTAAAAACACTAATTGGTTTTTCCAGGTGTAGTAATCGTTGGCATTCTCCGGTGAGGGTGATTTCCTCTTTTACCAGATCCAATTCCCAGCCACCCACCTTTCCTGCCCTGGCCATTACATCCATCAAATCCTCCAATCGCTGCGTCTCCATGAGGTTCTCTGCGATAAGCATAGCAAAGGCGCCCTCTGCAAAAGGGAGTAGGATCAGATCGGTATTGACCGGAATTAAATGTTCCTCGGAGGTGATAAAAGTTACCTGATCTTTATAATTTCGGTTTTCCTGGAGCTTTTTCCACATTTTTTTCCAGACAAGGAGGTTCAGGTGTGGATTTATCTCAAAGACCATCATTCCAATTAGTTCCGCTTTCTGATAGTTTAGATCAGCGCAGATTTTTTGATTGGCACCTAGGATTTCTCCATACTCATCCAGCCAAAGTATACCACTTGGGAAATGTTGAAAAGCCTGTTCAAAGGTGGCTAGAATTGGATTGGAAAAGGGTGGTTTTTCTGCCATGAGCCCGTATTAATCAAACAATCTGTTGTAGTGATCAAAAGTGGGTCTAGGTAAGCAAATGTAGTAAAAAACATCAAACTTATCGTAAGGACAGAATTAAATTTCAGTAAAGCAATTGTTTTGATCCGTGGGATTAGAATATTAATCAGAAGAAGCTTTTGGGGTGGCAAGCAGGTTGATGATTTTAGCTATTTCAAGTCCTGATTCGATCCAGTGAAGCCACCCTTGGGTTGCGTTTTTTTCTGGAATCGCTTGTGCTGAATGAGAAAGCGAGGCCTTCCCGGCGTTAAGGAGGGAAGCGGCAGCCAAAGAAGCAAGCGGTAAAGCTGCCTTTTTAAGAAGGGTGCTGGTGTTCAATTGGCTTTGAATTACACTGAATTGTCCGAGCAACGCTTGCTGGCTTAATTCAATCTTTAATTTTGCCATTGCTTGTGCTTCATATAAATCTTTCAGGCTATCTATCTTATCCATGAGACGTCGTATTTAATGAAGTTGTTGAATAAGGAGCGTGACGATGGGGTTAGTGATGATTCGCTGTCTGAATAAAAGTATTAGCAGCAGCAGCCCACAAAAAAGCAGGGTAACGACCAAAAACCCCAGGACATAGGAGTCCAGAAGTTGGGCGAGGTAAAAACCCAAGGTAATACCACCAAAGCCTACCACCAATAGTGTCATCAGGAAAATGACAAGTGAAGTAATCAGGAAAGAAAGCATTTTGGCGCTATATTCCACCAATTTCAAGCGGTAGTAAATCAGTTGTTGCTCAAAATAGGTTTTGAGGTAGCCTATGCTTTCTCCCGCATTTTCCCATACGGGGTGGTCTGTTTTTTCTGTATCCATATTTTACACCGTACTATTTTCTTTTTTCAATTTGACCACTTGAGCTGCTATTTTCTGACTAGCCTTCTTTATGCCTTTGTTTAAACTTTCGCCTGCATCTTCTACCTTTTCCGTTGTGGCTTCGGTGCTGGCGGTTATCGATTCCTTGGCTTGTGTGACCAGTTCATCAACTATCTTAGTGCCCTTTTCGGCAGCGTCTTCTAAGGTTTGCTGAACCTTGGCGCCTTTTTCCTGGACGAAACTAGCTGTTTGTTGTCCCATTTCATGAACAGTCTGCCCTACTTGTCGGCGAACTTTTTTTCCGTTTTCGGTATTTAGCCAATACCCCAGGGCTGCGCCTGCAAGTAAACCAATGCCGAACATACTTTTCTTTGATATTTTCATATAGTTAGAAGTTTTATTTGCACGATGCTTTCGAGTATCAATGGAAGCATCATTGTTGATAATTATTTTTTAAATAAGCTTAAAAGCCGAAAGCGATCCTCATCGTATTTATCTTGAAAAAGCGTTTCTTTTTCATAAATATCATCACATAGTAATTCCCCTAATGGTTTTAATACATCTATTTGTAAAAGCACAATGCGAATCACCGCTACCATAGGTAGTGCCAAGATAATTCCAGTTATTCCCCAGATGGCGCCACCTAATATCATGGCTAGAATGGCCGCCAATGGATTGATTTTTATACTACCGCCTACCACTTTTGGGGTAATGAAGTTTCCTTCCAGGCTTTGAATGACTGCGTAAAGAACCACCACTGCTGCAGGTTGCCAAAAAGAGGCACTTGTTGCGATGGCGTACAGGAAAGGAAAAAGCCCGCCCAAGGCCGTCCCGATGAAAGGAATAATGGCTAAGCATGCCCCAAGAAACCCCCAGAAAATAGGATATTGCAGTCCAATGATCCATAAGCCAAGGCTATTGAGGACGCCTAAAATTAAGATGACCATTAGCAAGCCAAAAAGATACTTCCGGCTCACGTTTTCAATTTGGCGGAGGGTTTGCTTTACTTCTTCTCGCGATCCCTTGTCGAATTGGTAAAGAAGGAAATTTTTAAAGGATATTCGATAGAGTAAAAAAAAGAAAGTAAAAATACCAACCAGAAAAAAGCCTGCAAAAATAGCTGAAGTTGAACTCAAACTTTCCGAAATAAAGCTAATTGGAGCATCTATTACCCCCGGTAGCTTTTCTGCCAACCAGTTTTCTGTTTTCGCCTCCTGCCAACCGACTTGCCTTCCTAAAAAATGGATAAGATCATATAATCCGGTAAGAAGTTTTTCCCCCAATGGTCCCGCTTTTTCAATCACACCAATGATCTGATACCCGAAGAAAATTAAAATGCCAGTGATGGGCAAAAGGGCAAATACAAAACTTAGCAGAATAGCAATTATTTTGTTTTTAACATACTTTTCTAAAAAAGCAGTTAAAGGCTTCAGCATGGCTGCAAAAAAGCTCGCGAAAATAAGTGGAGCCAGTATGTTTTTACCTAAAACTGCGATATATACCAAAAGGCTAATACTGATCAAAAAATACGCAAAACGTTGTAAATTAAAAGAAAAGCTTTTCATTTAATATTTTAAATCAGGTTGGAATCAAAAGGATAGGAAGAAAATGATCTCTTTATACCTTTCTTAATAATCCCATCAGCAAGGAAATAATTAAGAAAACAAGGAATACCCAAAATAAGACTTTGGCGATGGCTGCAGCTCCGGCCGCAATTCCTCCAAATCCAAAAATTCCAGCGATGACAGCAATGATAAAGAAAGCAAGGGCATAACGTAGCATAATTAATTTTTTTAATGAAAAAATGATTCAATAGAAGAGTTATACTACTTGAACTAAACTTTTGCTCCTCGTGTTCGCTACCCTGAAAAACTTTAATTTATCTAAGCATTTTTAAAGTCCGGGAATGAAATAAAAGGGATATAAAAATAGGAGCCATCCCAAATTTCAGAATGACTCCTATAGGCCTAGTTCGACCCAAACAAGCAAGCCTTAAAAGCCCTATAAGGGAAACATAATGCCTGCAGTTATGCCAATGGTTCGATTTTTAACTTCGCTATTATTACTTTGATCGATATCACCTAAGCCAAGAATATACCTCCCATCTACATAAAAGGCTGTTTTGCCGAAATTGAACAGGAGGCCAAGTGCACCAGCTATACTAAAGTCTGTTCGTTTAATTTCAGTGTCACCAAAAACGATTTTTTCTTCCTCATTTCCAATTGTGGTTT from Saprospiraceae bacterium encodes:
- a CDS encoding class I SAM-dependent methyltransferase, with amino-acid sequence MTILRRLFYALPPSLRFLTRRLYYLPADLLQQFARGHSQLAPPKGLIYTGSGDFKQQGETWLNHFKEVGGLQPHHHVLDIGSGIGRIAIPLTQFLDNQARYEGFDVVKLGVQWCEKNITSKYPHFNFTYIPLDNDLYRSRGLNSANFRFPYEDNAFDFIILTSVFTHMLPEEVENYLKEIHRVLRPGGTCMATFFIWNAASEKHSPSNPSFQFPYDYHHYRLMDDKVKSANVAYLESYLQTKIQTAGLSLDQTFYGFWSGQKKATCMDFQDVVVMRKI
- a CDS encoding gliding motility-associated C-terminal domain-containing protein yields the protein MKNLSLCLIPLFLLTFNSALIGQKQSYAKDLNPPPPPACGGAVGINLNPEGYFGSGTANISASGADLSADYGYSLVAPPPPGSYTLTNNTASWITSFPNPTWIKIGDNSPDPNGYMMVINGQEDKKTFVEWEIDGLCPGINYEFAADFINLIDSTLATQGFPKIDFLVNGLVLGSTADIPQDEQWHSIGFTFTPDAVQSSLTIGLRNNTSTNTGNDFAIDNVLLRPCGPSLEIAEVMPTEHCLKDVVEIALGIGTGPNDPVIQWQMSQNEGENWEDFGGPSNLTSLVIPSLPANLALRALVAENIDHLASPSCRYISNALTFSYLPIESCPSTLIDTTICAGELVRVGGSDFNTTGTYQVLLVDHLGADSLVQLTLTVRSPIVVEKNIGICSGDSYEGLPYEKDTTLMSIAPAANGCDSVTIFHLFILPSPAPQIIGPTAICEGKLDQLIVNGGNFIAYEWSTGETNRSLTINKPGQYSVTVSDDSGCIGEQTWAVLETAISADYSVIPPTCAVSADGIIAIEAIRGGSGNYTVRLDGKTIPETSAVVNAGTFRLQITDSKGCTFEENISVLPAEPLLLVFDAEHQINIGQSIPLSVSSNRALTRVQWLANAELSCLDCLEPLATPEHTTRYELLVEDDRGCTTEAQITVIVKQQFAIYTPNVFSPNGDGINDFFTLYGGDELSKIIQLKIFDRWGAVVYTSNNLNLGEQAWDGTFQGQLLPAGVYVYQVEVMGQQGRVERVLGEVALVR
- a CDS encoding RNA polymerase sigma factor, translating into MTTVEFTSHLNQVNVFLNNFALRLTRNSEKAKDLLQDTALRAYRYKEKFNDGTNFRGWTATIMRNIFVTQYKREKRFLMVSEPIDSFAYELESKVIMPNAGEANLKMEEFRKMFGHIGAIYSTPFLLHFDGYEYQEIAEHLDIPIGTVKSRIFTARQKLKEMLSTEV
- a CDS encoding thioredoxin family protein, yielding MNEESAYDLFNENDIDLLIIESKKHPIILVFSADWLGSAHILESFLAEIVQDFPGTKLIKVNIENNEATAAKMGVSQIPTTFIFWKGKITNAFSGLLPKKKIRTFLEMAIID
- a CDS encoding sigma 54-interacting transcriptional regulator, whose translation is MAEKPPFSNPILATFEQAFQHFPSGILWLDEYGEILGANQKICADLNYQKAELIGMMVFEINPHLNLLVWKKMWKKLQENRNYKDQVTFITSEEHLIPVNTDLILLPFAEGAFAMLIAENLMETQRLEDLMDVMARAGKVGGWELDLVKEEITLTGECQRLLHLEKPISVFNRSAFSQLITPFVSKQRFEELKQALTHSIKYSSSFDIELIFQPKEGDFRRLAVNGFPQQSELGQQIKIYGSVRDISSFETKSEQLYLTQFSIDHGQEMIFWILPNGDFIYANKKTCDSLGYVKEELLKLNMQDIAPAFDEQARDTLWEQLREQHYIKQEFQVFSKQGPPFPLTTTINYLQFKNKGFYCVFARDYSQRKKELERLRLSQFTLDNSGELVLWVDAEGFINYANKAFMDRTGYTQKDLKGIDIYTLYTNPNPKKDRQKLWEKLRKEKEIELEADLRAKDGTTIPVYCSLNYINFEGKELDCIFMRDWSGKKKRDKQLLLSKETFEKANDLIIWVNEAQKITFANLAASKILQFKPEELTNLPLSVVCKEKAVFEADQLDVNIETLLNTKNGQVIPVELSKSHITIDDHKIWCFIGRNISVRKKKEAELQAARKKVEELLLRLKDENLLLREEISSSYNFNNIITCSPKYRKVLDQVGKVAASTATVLILGETGTGKELLARAIHSLSDREDQPLIKVNCATLPENLIESELFGHVRGSFTGAVQDKKGRFLLANKGTIFLDEIGEIPLDMQAKLLRVLQEGEFEQLGGNKTIQVDVRIIAATNRPLAQMVTEGTFREDLYYRLNVFPIVNLPLRERKEDIPLLARHFTKKYGERFGKKINKIPQADLNQLKNYSFPGNIRELENMIERAIILSNGDTLNLKSSFDDRRSTAPSMEATQKNFLSFEDMQRQHILDALNLTGWRVTGPKGAGHLLGMNDRTLASKMRKLGLRREDYFPEI
- a CDS encoding YtxH domain-containing protein is translated as MKISKKSMFGIGLLAGAALGYWLNTENGKKVRRQVGQTVHEMGQQTASFVQEKGAKVQQTLEDAAEKGTKIVDELVTQAKESITASTEATTEKVEDAGESLNKGIKKASQKIAAQVVKLKKENSTV
- a CDS encoding AI-2E family transporter, with the protein product MKSFSFNLQRFAYFLISISLLVYIAVLGKNILAPLIFASFFAAMLKPLTAFLEKYVKNKIIAILLSFVFALLPITGILIFFGYQIIGVIEKAGPLGEKLLTGLYDLIHFLGRQVGWQEAKTENWLAEKLPGVIDAPISFISESLSSTSAIFAGFFLVGIFTFFFLLYRISFKNFLLYQFDKGSREEVKQTLRQIENVSRKYLFGLLMVILILGVLNSLGLWIIGLQYPIFWGFLGACLAIIPFIGTALGGLFPFLYAIATSASFWQPAAVVVLYAVIQSLEGNFITPKVVGGSIKINPLAAILAMILGGAIWGITGIILALPMVAVIRIVLLQIDVLKPLGELLCDDIYEKETLFQDKYDEDRFRLLSLFKK
- a CDS encoding DUF1328 family protein, translated to MLRYALAFFIIAVIAGIFGFGGIAAGAAAIAKVLFWVFLVFLIISLLMGLLRKV